A stretch of Lutra lutra chromosome 9, mLutLut1.2, whole genome shotgun sequence DNA encodes these proteins:
- the NANP gene encoding N-acylneuraminate-9-phosphatase, whose product MVLNRVRAVFFDLDNTLIDTAGASRKGMLEVIKLLQSKYHYKEEAETICDKVQVKLSKECFHPSSTCITDLRTLHWEEAIQETKGGAANRKLAEECYFLWKSTRLQHMILAEDVKAMLTELRKEVRLLLLTNGDRQTQREKIEACACQSYFDAIVVGGEQKEEKPAPSIFYYCCDLLGVQPGDCVMVGDTLETDIQGGLNAGLKATVWINKNGIMPLKSSPMPHYIVSSVLELPALLQSIDCTVSMSA is encoded by the exons ATGGTGCTGAACCGGGTGCGGGCGGTTTTCTTCGATTTGGACAACACGCTCATCGACACTGCCGGGGCGAGTAGAAAAGGCATGTTGGAG gtgATAAAGCTCTTACAGTCAAAATACCATTACAAAGAAGAGGCTGAAACCATTTGTGACAAGGTTCAAGTTAAACTCAGCAAGGAATGTTTTCATCCTTCCAGTACATGCATTACTGACCTAAGGACTTTACACTGGGAAGAAGCAATCCAGGAAACGAAGGGTGGTGCGGCCAATAGGAAATTGGCTGAAGAATGTTATTTCCTGTGGAAATCTACACGTTTACAGCATATGATACTAGCAGAAGATGTCAAAGCCATGCTTACTGAACTTCGGAAGGAGGTCCGCCTACTTTTATTAACAAATGGAGACCGACAGACCCAGAGGGAGAAGATCGAGGCTTGCGCCTGTCAGTCCTATTTTGACGCTATCGTTGTAGGTGgagagcagaaagaagagaaaccagcACCTTCCATATTTTATTACTGCTGTGATCTCCTCGGAGTACAGCCTGGGGACTGTGTGATGGTTGGTGACACCCTGGAAACCGATATACAAGGAGGCCTTAATGCAGGGCTGAAAGCAACAgtctggataaataaaaatggaataatgcCACTGAAGTCATCCCCCATGCCACATTATATAGTTTCTTCTGTGCTGGAGTTACCTGCTCTCTTACAAAGTATAGATTGTACAGTCAGTATGTCAGCTTAA